In the Anaerolineae bacterium genome, CGCTGCGCAGGTGCACCCCGGCGCGGTGCAGGCCATGGCTGAGATCGGGCTGGACATCAGCAGCCAGCGCCCCAAGCCGCTCAGCCAGTTCCTGGGCCAGGAGTTCGACTACGTGCTAACCGTTTGCAACAATGCCGCGGAGACCTGCCCTTTCTTCCCCGGTCGGGCGGAACGCTACCACCGCGATTTCACTGACCCGCCGGCCGTCCCGCCGGAGCAGCAGGCAGCGACCTTCCGCCGGGTGCGGGATGAGCTGGCGGTCTGGCTGGACGAGCTATTCTTCGCGACTGGCCGGTAAAGAGCCTGTCAGGGACGCCCTATGGGCGCGCCTGCCGTTTGGCAGTGTATCCTTTTCGGTTAAAACCGGGCGCAAGGCCGTCCGGCTGGCTCCCCCCGGCCCCGAAATCTGCGCGTAGCGCAGGTGAGGCCCAGCGCACAGCCAGTGCGCATTTTAACCGAATGCGATGCACTACCCTGCCGTTTTGCCGCTGGCCGCCCGCCGTTTCTTCCGCTACTATTGGGGCATTACCGGTATGGGCTGGTGCGTACAGCAGGGAGAACACCTGATGGGACTGATCGAACAACTGGCTGTGCTGGCCGGGCCGCTGCTGAATATCCCGGCGATCCGGCGCATCCGGCGCAATCATGGCCTGGAGCACGCCACCATTCACATGCTGGCTCAGGGTCGCCGCAACCTGCGCATCGCCGGGCGCAGCGACAGCGCGGGTTTCTATCTCTACGGCGATGTATCTACGGCAGAAGTGGCGCGGGCAGCGGACGAGGCCTTGCGGCGATTGCGCAGCGGCCAGCACGAGCTGGCCCTGCACCCCAACTGCGGAACCAACCTGCTGACCACCGGCACGCTGGCGACGCTGGCCGCCATGGCCGGGCTGGCTGGCGCAGAAGACAGCGCTGAGCGCCGGGCGGAGCGCTTCCCAACCATCCTGCTGATGGTCATCGCCACACTGATCTTCGCCCCGGCGCTGGGTATGGCTCTGCAGCGCCATTTTACGACGCTGGGCGATCCGGGCGAACTGGAGATCACGGCTGTTGAGCAGCGGGTGGTGAACGCGCCGTTTGGCGGGGAAGTGGTCATCCACCGCGTCACGACCACCGGCGGTTGAGTATTGCTGAAAGAATCCCGGCGCGGGCGGCCCGTTCTCCGGCGACAGGCCGCCCGTTTATGCTGTGATACTAGCCCCCGGCCTGCTGGCGGATGGTGTAGCGCGGTTCAGTAGTCATATCGCCCATCCTGAACGATGACACAACGTCAACGTCAAGGGGCAAAGGCGGGGGGTGCTTCGTCTTGCCTTCCCGGCGCCGCCCGGCAGCAAAGCAAAGAGGCACGGCGCCAACCGTGCCTCTACGGGGCATCGCCGCTGAGGGGCAGCGTTACTTGACCTGGGTCCAGGTGCCGCCGGTTACGCCCTGCAGGCGGTATACCCGCCCGTCAGGGATGTCGATGTAAATCGCGCCGCCGCCCGCTTCCACCTGCCCGGTGCGCGGGCTGGTGTCGGCGTTGGGAGTGGCCGAGTACTGCAGCAGGTTCTTGATCGGCTGGCCGTTGAACAGGCCGGTCTCCCATACATTGCCCAGGATCGGATCGCCGG is a window encoding:
- a CDS encoding arsenate reductase ArsC gives rise to the protein MTTTRTRVLILCTGNSARSQMAEGLLRARGGDRFEVYSAGSRPAAQVHPGAVQAMAEIGLDISSQRPKPLSQFLGQEFDYVLTVCNNAAETCPFFPGRAERYHRDFTDPPAVPPEQQAATFRRVRDELAVWLDELFFATGR